From one Flavobacterium sp. N502536 genomic stretch:
- a CDS encoding serine hydrolase domain-containing protein, with translation MSLKHLMPFLIFALIGCKSKQQSDKQNIENAITKNVNQLLEDKRFHSVSVAVLKDGESTIKYFGELSIGKGNKPNDSTLYEIASVTKTFTGYVAAKAVLDKKINLDDDVRIYLNEPYPNLEFKGEPIKIKHLLTHTSGFPNFPPKSENKTAFLEGLKLIKIETIPEKHTLIPTRLQS, from the coding sequence ATGAGCCTAAAACATTTAATGCCCTTCTTGATTTTTGCCTTAATTGGCTGCAAAAGTAAACAGCAAAGCGATAAACAAAATATTGAAAATGCGATTACAAAAAATGTCAATCAGTTATTAGAGGACAAAAGATTTCATTCTGTTTCAGTAGCAGTGCTCAAAGATGGAGAATCGACAATAAAATATTTTGGAGAATTATCTATTGGAAAAGGAAACAAACCAAACGATTCTACACTTTATGAAATAGCTTCTGTAACTAAAACTTTTACAGGTTATGTAGCCGCAAAAGCCGTACTTGATAAAAAAATAAATTTAGATGATGATGTCAGAATCTATCTTAACGAACCTTATCCCAATTTAGAGTTTAAAGGCGAACCTATAAAAATTAAACATTTGCTCACGCATACAAGCGGGTTTCCAAATTTTCCCCCAAAAAGTGAAAATAAAACGGCTTTTTTAGAAGGATTGAAATTAATCAAAATCGAAACGATACCCGAGAAACATACTCTTATTCCAACACGGCTCCAGAGTTAA
- a CDS encoding serine hydrolase domain-containing protein, whose translation MLEKVYQKPYEELVNEFVLKPNKMNQTKFTLNDNDRLRLVKGYNDKNELMPNFNRTLWGGISGLHSTTTDLVKYMKLQLDESNLIVNESHKKLYKEGSDFWEGYHWYILENGNELIYRHHGGIYGMQNWFVIYPKQNIGISILTNTSFNETGEILEKVVDKLYDDLNKQK comes from the coding sequence ATACTTGAAAAAGTGTATCAAAAGCCTTATGAGGAATTGGTAAATGAATTTGTTTTGAAACCAAATAAAATGAACCAAACCAAATTTACACTAAATGATAATGACAGACTAAGATTAGTAAAAGGGTACAATGATAAAAATGAGTTAATGCCAAACTTCAATCGAACTTTATGGGGAGGAATTTCAGGATTGCATTCTACTACTACAGATTTAGTAAAATACATGAAATTGCAACTTGACGAGTCAAATCTTATCGTAAATGAATCTCATAAAAAATTATATAAAGAAGGTTCTGATTTTTGGGAAGGCTACCATTGGTACATATTAGAAAATGGCAATGAATTAATTTACAGACATCACGGAGGTATCTACGGAATGCAAAATTGGTTTGTCATTTATCCTAAACAAAATATAGGGATATCTATATTGACCAATACGAGCTTTAATGAAACCGGAGAAATCTTGGAAAAAGTAGTGGATAAATTGTACGACGACCTAAATAAGCAGAAGTAA
- a CDS encoding alkaline phosphatase family protein gives MENEKQFNGLDTFDHIVVLMLENRSFDNLLGYLYEPNEVPDGKSFEGLYNPEVDYANPIPGRATSPSGETSISPSRAADYWTPYPDPGEEYPHVNTQLFDTINPDCNVGVLDHDMVKPYNLPNSAQEPTMNGFVNDYESNLMSTYGIAKPSFDDYKVIMECFQPDQIPAMATLAKQFAVFDHWYCSVPSQTYCNRAFWHAASSGGKVINPIGEDGNGFPGLDGDLKGMDSWVEEVWSLPTIFDRMYDKDVSWKIYSPIAPLSLTYVVNGHERGLDHTHGYDDFLDDLRKGDLPQYSFVEPQFLHKHNDQHPSAVKHNLGTGTVKLGDELIREVYNAIKDSPLRDQILFIITHDEHGGCFDHVIPPATVPPVADMIGECDFTFDRLGVRVPMIMVSSYIQPNTIINGQFEHTSFIKTACQKWDLDALTERDSDPEVLPFTEVFSDQKRTDWPDIPFHIDLKELLPEPDTSKDPLNGLQKTMLTSLLHIEKMKGLGNTQREDIQTIGDMMEFIKRFQ, from the coding sequence ATGGAAAATGAAAAGCAATTTAACGGTCTGGATACTTTTGACCATATCGTGGTACTGATGCTCGAAAATCGTTCTTTCGATAATTTATTAGGCTATCTCTATGAGCCGAATGAAGTGCCGGATGGGAAATCTTTTGAAGGACTTTACAATCCGGAAGTAGACTATGCGAATCCTATTCCCGGCAGGGCTACAAGTCCGTCAGGTGAAACGAGTATTTCTCCTTCACGTGCAGCCGATTATTGGACACCTTATCCGGATCCGGGTGAAGAATATCCCCATGTTAATACACAACTTTTTGATACCATTAATCCTGATTGCAATGTAGGTGTTCTCGATCATGATATGGTCAAACCATACAACTTACCTAATTCTGCACAGGAACCCACCATGAATGGCTTTGTTAACGATTATGAAAGTAATCTGATGTCGACCTATGGTATTGCAAAGCCCTCGTTCGACGATTATAAGGTAATTATGGAGTGCTTTCAGCCGGATCAGATTCCTGCGATGGCTACTTTGGCAAAACAATTTGCAGTTTTTGATCATTGGTATTGTTCAGTGCCGAGTCAAACTTATTGTAATAGGGCGTTCTGGCATGCCGCCAGTTCGGGAGGTAAAGTGATTAATCCGATTGGTGAGGATGGGAACGGTTTTCCGGGGCTTGATGGTGATCTAAAAGGAATGGATTCGTGGGTCGAAGAAGTATGGTCGTTGCCTACTATTTTTGACCGCATGTATGATAAGGATGTTTCCTGGAAAATCTATTCGCCTATAGCACCACTGAGCCTGACCTATGTTGTCAACGGGCATGAGAGAGGGCTGGACCATACACATGGATATGATGATTTTCTTGATGATCTTAGAAAGGGGGATTTACCGCAATATTCATTTGTAGAACCTCAATTTCTTCATAAGCACAACGATCAGCATCCGTCGGCTGTAAAACATAATTTAGGAACCGGAACAGTAAAATTAGGAGATGAACTGATCCGCGAAGTATATAACGCTATCAAAGACAGTCCGCTAAGAGACCAAATACTTTTTATCATTACGCACGATGAACATGGCGGTTGTTTTGATCATGTGATCCCGCCTGCTACAGTACCGCCTGTTGCCGATATGATAGGAGAGTGCGATTTTACTTTTGACCGTCTGGGAGTTCGTGTTCCGATGATAATGGTATCGTCTTATATTCAGCCCAATACCATAATCAACGGGCAGTTCGAGCATACTTCCTTTATCAAAACGGCCTGTCAGAAATGGGACCTGGATGCGTTGACCGAAAGGGATAGCGATCCTGAAGTTTTACCGTTTACAGAAGTCTTTTCCGATCAGAAAAGAACGGATTGGCCTGATATTCCCTTCCATATCGATTTAAAAGAGTTGCTTCCTGAGCCCGATACCAGCAAGGATCCGTTAAACGGCTTACAAAAGACCATGTTAACCAGTTTGCTGCATATTGAGAAGATGAAAGGTCTTGGCAATACTCAAAGAGAAGACATACAAACCATAGGTGATATGATGGAGTTTATCAAAAGATTCCAATAA
- a CDS encoding beta-N-acetylhexosaminidase produces MKILKPIFVVLLLTFLSKAYSQKISVEKDIQIIPKPKQLVLKQGSFQFSATTKFVVSGDAQKEIATVLINKFQTAAGFRPEISSALPKRNYVQFKVDPTLKNEAYVLEVNKENVTITAKGNAGFIYGLESIRQLLPESIESKNVITAAKWEIPNLTITDEPRFQWRGLMLDLSRHFFDKNYIIETIDRLAMLKMNVLHLHLVDDQGWRIEIKKYPKLTEVGAWRVDQENAAWNARLVTNPDEKGTYGGFLTQEELKEIVKYAAAKNIEIIPEIEMPAHVSSAIAAYPELACFNQRIGVPSGGLWPITDIYCAGKETTFEFLQDVIDEVIVIFPSKYIHIGGDEATKTNWDKCPNCQKRMTDNGLKDAHELQSYFVKRIEKYINSKGKKLIGWDEILEGGLAPEATVMSWRGTKGGTEAARQGHDVIMSPESPCYFNFYQGPQNVEPLAFDAYNPLNKVYEFDPVVATMTPQEANHVLGGQANLWAEFITNPKASEYMIFPRLAALSEVLWSSKENRNWNNFTSRLPSLLKRYDFLGINYAKSAYLVTASAVADLRQKVIQVTLKNEFPNSDIRYVLGDKNIEHQAIQYTNPIPFNQTTVLKAALFQDNKPVGRIFTDTIVFHKGFGHKVSYLTPYSESYKGDGPFGMVNAIRGSKNFHDGQWQAWLVNDMEIVIDLEKVQSIEKVAIGTLESQGAGIYFPTQLKVLVSKDSINYKEVGKIKRPFAVNVNSELKDFKINFVQQEVRFVKVIVSNLKKAPTGGSSWLFVDEILVD; encoded by the coding sequence ATGAAAATACTAAAACCAATCTTTGTTGTACTTCTTCTGACGTTTTTAAGCAAGGCTTACAGCCAAAAAATATCTGTAGAAAAAGACATTCAAATCATTCCGAAACCAAAGCAATTGGTCCTTAAACAAGGGAGTTTTCAGTTTTCTGCAACGACTAAATTTGTGGTAAGCGGCGACGCTCAAAAGGAAATTGCTACGGTTTTAATAAACAAATTTCAAACTGCAGCAGGATTTCGTCCTGAAATTTCAAGTGCCCTTCCAAAAAGAAATTATGTTCAGTTTAAAGTCGATCCCACTTTAAAGAACGAAGCTTACGTATTGGAGGTAAATAAAGAAAACGTAACCATTACGGCAAAAGGAAATGCAGGTTTTATTTACGGTTTAGAAAGCATCCGACAATTACTTCCTGAAAGTATTGAAAGTAAAAACGTGATAACAGCTGCAAAATGGGAGATTCCGAATCTTACCATTACAGACGAACCTCGTTTTCAATGGCGAGGATTGATGTTGGATTTGTCACGTCATTTTTTTGATAAAAATTACATCATTGAGACTATCGATCGGTTGGCAATGCTAAAAATGAATGTTTTGCATTTGCATTTGGTTGACGATCAGGGTTGGAGAATTGAAATAAAAAAATATCCAAAACTTACCGAAGTTGGAGCCTGGAGAGTCGATCAGGAAAATGCAGCCTGGAATGCAAGACTGGTTACCAATCCGGATGAAAAAGGAACTTACGGTGGTTTTTTGACTCAGGAAGAACTAAAAGAAATTGTAAAATATGCAGCTGCAAAAAATATAGAAATTATTCCCGAAATCGAGATGCCGGCGCATGTGAGTTCGGCTATAGCGGCTTATCCTGAATTGGCTTGTTTTAATCAGAGAATTGGAGTTCCGTCAGGTGGATTATGGCCTATTACGGATATTTATTGTGCCGGAAAAGAGACTACTTTTGAATTTTTGCAGGATGTAATAGATGAAGTCATTGTCATTTTTCCTTCGAAATACATTCATATTGGCGGCGACGAAGCAACTAAAACCAATTGGGACAAATGTCCGAATTGTCAAAAAAGAATGACAGATAACGGATTGAAAGACGCCCATGAATTGCAAAGCTATTTTGTGAAAAGAATAGAGAAATACATCAATTCTAAAGGCAAAAAATTAATCGGCTGGGACGAAATACTGGAAGGCGGTTTGGCTCCCGAAGCTACTGTGATGAGTTGGAGAGGTACAAAAGGAGGGACAGAAGCAGCAAGACAGGGGCATGACGTCATCATGTCGCCGGAATCTCCTTGTTATTTTAATTTTTATCAGGGACCTCAAAACGTAGAACCGCTAGCTTTTGATGCCTATAATCCATTGAATAAGGTTTATGAATTTGATCCCGTTGTGGCTACCATGACGCCACAGGAAGCCAATCATGTTCTGGGCGGACAAGCAAATTTATGGGCTGAATTTATCACAAATCCAAAAGCTTCGGAGTATATGATTTTTCCGAGACTGGCTGCTTTGTCTGAGGTTTTATGGAGTTCAAAAGAAAATCGCAATTGGAATAATTTTACTTCCCGATTGCCTTCTTTGTTGAAACGATACGATTTTTTAGGGATCAATTATGCCAAAAGCGCTTATTTGGTTACGGCTTCGGCTGTGGCTGATTTGCGCCAAAAAGTGATTCAGGTTACCCTTAAAAATGAATTTCCAAATTCGGACATTCGTTATGTTCTGGGGGACAAAAACATAGAACATCAGGCCATACAATATACAAATCCGATTCCGTTTAATCAAACAACAGTGTTAAAAGCGGCTTTGTTTCAGGACAATAAACCGGTTGGGAGAATATTTACAGATACGATCGTATTTCATAAGGGGTTTGGTCATAAGGTGAGTTATTTAACGCCTTATAGTGAAAGTTATAAAGGAGATGGTCCTTTTGGAATGGTAAATGCAATCAGAGGATCTAAAAATTTCCATGATGGTCAATGGCAGGCATGGCTGGTCAATGATATGGAAATTGTAATCGATCTTGAAAAAGTACAAAGTATCGAAAAGGTAGCAATTGGAACTTTAGAAAGTCAGGGTGCCGGGATTTATTTCCCAACACAATTAAAAGTTTTAGTATCAAAGGACAGCATTAACTATAAAGAAGTAGGGAAAATAAAACGTCCGTTTGCGGTGAACGTGAATTCAGAGTTGAAAGATTTTAAAATCAATTTTGTACAACAAGAGGTCCGATTTGTAAAAGTAATTGTATCCAACTTGAAAAAGGCTCCAACAGGAGGAAGCTCATGGCTGTTTGTTGATGAGATTTTGGTGGATTAA
- a CDS encoding RNA methyltransferase, translating into MNDNFTNEYFGIGIQNGKTPENLGVLWRSAQNLGATFIFTIGNRYAKQACDTHDAVKAIPYFHYDTFEAFLENLPKGARLVGVELNENASDLETYEHPRRCVYLLGAEDHGLSKKVMEKCHHLVKFKSVKSLNVAVAGTIIMYDRNLPKPRS; encoded by the coding sequence ATGAATGATAATTTTACAAATGAATATTTTGGGATAGGGATTCAAAATGGTAAAACACCTGAGAATTTGGGTGTTTTGTGGCGATCCGCTCAAAATTTGGGTGCTACTTTTATATTTACGATCGGAAATCGATATGCCAAGCAAGCCTGCGACACACATGATGCGGTTAAAGCAATTCCTTATTTCCATTATGATACCTTTGAAGCTTTTCTTGAAAACTTACCAAAAGGAGCAAGATTGGTTGGAGTTGAGCTAAACGAAAATGCTTCTGATCTGGAAACCTATGAACATCCAAGACGCTGTGTCTATTTATTGGGAGCAGAAGATCATGGTCTGTCCAAAAAAGTAATGGAGAAGTGCCATCATTTAGTAAAATTTAAATCGGTTAAGAGTTTAAATGTGGCTGTCGCCGGAACTATTATTATGTACGACAGAAACTTACCGAAACCACGCTCTTAA
- a CDS encoding DUF4386 domain-containing protein — protein sequence MTTPKKAARITGLLYLAVVLTGIFSLAYVPSKLIVWDNLTATYDNIKAAESLFRFGIVAGLSCYLFFFFLVLRLYKLFEPVNKGYAKTMAILAILSVPVYFLNAQNQFNVLSLITDTNLGLSLEQTKLQVMLYLNQYDNGMRMVHIFSGLWLFPFGYLVYKSGFLPKFFGILLMMGCFGYLINFLGNTLLSDYSSLGISKYISMPATIGEIGICLWLLAFGIKEK from the coding sequence ATGACAACACCAAAAAAAGCAGCCCGAATTACAGGCCTACTCTACTTAGCAGTAGTCCTGACAGGAATATTCAGTTTGGCATATGTACCTTCCAAACTTATTGTATGGGATAATTTAACCGCAACTTACGACAATATCAAAGCAGCTGAATCGCTTTTTAGATTTGGAATTGTAGCCGGATTATCCTGTTATCTCTTCTTCTTTTTCTTAGTGCTGCGATTGTACAAACTGTTCGAACCGGTCAATAAAGGCTATGCCAAAACAATGGCGATCTTAGCCATTTTAAGTGTACCCGTTTACTTTTTGAATGCTCAGAATCAATTCAATGTGCTTTCTCTCATAACAGATACTAATCTTGGTTTATCATTAGAGCAAACCAAATTACAGGTTATGCTATATCTTAATCAATACGATAACGGTATGCGAATGGTACACATCTTCTCGGGACTTTGGCTATTCCCTTTTGGCTACTTGGTCTACAAATCTGGTTTTTTGCCTAAATTTTTCGGTATTTTATTGATGATGGGATGTTTTGGATATCTGATCAACTTTTTAGGCAATACTTTGCTTTCAGATTATTCAAGCCTCGGAATTTCAAAATACATCAGCATGCCGGCCACAATTGGAGAAATTGGAATTTGTTTGTGGTTATTGGCTTTTGGTATAAAAGAGAAATAA
- a CDS encoding DUF2975 domain-containing protein, with protein MEIKISTQTILKVLHVLSWIIFVGLCIEAVGILTKTIATLTLNPDDAAKFWKSVDLTDLYRFNQSQYITLSSVIIIVATLKAILFYCIIKVFLNKKLNIAAPFNSLFKDFILTLAYLSFGIGLFSSWGIELVNNLSNSGLKLQDIQQLQIAGADVWLFMGVILLVVTYIFKKGIELQEENELTI; from the coding sequence ATGGAAATTAAAATTAGTACCCAAACCATACTGAAAGTATTACACGTGCTTTCATGGATTATTTTTGTTGGATTGTGTATCGAAGCAGTTGGAATACTGACAAAAACAATCGCAACGCTAACCCTGAATCCTGATGATGCCGCTAAATTCTGGAAATCAGTTGATTTAACGGACCTGTACCGCTTCAATCAGAGTCAGTACATCACCCTTAGCAGTGTTATCATTATTGTTGCAACGTTAAAAGCAATATTGTTTTATTGTATTATAAAAGTTTTCCTGAACAAAAAGTTAAACATTGCAGCGCCATTCAACAGCTTATTCAAGGATTTTATACTGACTCTGGCTTATCTATCCTTTGGAATTGGCTTATTTTCTTCATGGGGAATAGAACTCGTAAACAATTTGTCTAATAGTGGTCTGAAACTACAAGACATTCAACAATTACAAATTGCCGGTGCAGATGTTTGGTTATTTATGGGTGTCATATTGCTTGTTGTAACTTATATCTTCAAAAAAGGAATCGAATTACAAGAAGAAAACGAACTAACAATATAA
- a CDS encoding helix-turn-helix domain-containing protein yields the protein MAIIVNLDVMMAKRKMSLNELSEKVDLTLSNLSILKTGKAKAIRFSTLEAICKVLECQPGDILEYRN from the coding sequence ATGGCAATTATCGTAAACCTGGATGTGATGATGGCAAAACGAAAAATGTCATTAAACGAACTTTCCGAAAAAGTAGATTTAACTTTATCGAACCTATCCATATTAAAAACCGGAAAAGCAAAGGCCATTAGGTTCAGTACGCTGGAAGCCATTTGCAAAGTATTAGAATGTCAGCCTGGAGATATTTTGGAGTACAGAAATTAA
- a CDS encoding HYC_CC_PP family protein has product MKKALILLLSVFYLVLSSGFTTITHFCKGVQQETNLFGDIPVGKVCPKCVAKKQQKSKDCCKHKAQFHKATEKVHQTAPADLVPKFIAIALPFHFYEVVFGSYSPKVSKTEYAFSTFIPIRNTPLYIFYCVYRI; this is encoded by the coding sequence ATGAAAAAAGCACTCATACTACTTCTTTCGGTTTTTTATCTGGTATTGTCGTCAGGCTTTACCACGATAACTCATTTTTGTAAAGGGGTGCAACAGGAAACCAATCTGTTTGGTGATATTCCGGTTGGAAAAGTTTGCCCAAAATGCGTTGCGAAAAAACAGCAAAAAAGCAAAGATTGCTGTAAACATAAGGCACAATTTCATAAAGCTACCGAAAAGGTACACCAAACAGCTCCCGCTGATCTGGTTCCTAAGTTTATTGCGATTGCGCTTCCTTTTCATTTTTACGAAGTAGTATTTGGCTCTTATTCGCCTAAGGTGAGTAAAACTGAATATGCATTCTCTACATTTATTCCGATACGGAATACCCCTCTGTATATTTTCTACTGCGTTTACCGTATTTGA
- a CDS encoding TolC family protein has product MKMQYFALAMFCMVSGNLWAQTVTLPNALERSIQNFEKIKAKEAIVNASKENTIYQKSQYLPDFTVMAQQSYGTINAQNGPLYGYGGLGSAATSMPLQDQNWNAAFGSLYLANVNWNLFTFGKIKTQVAIAKADENVAQKDLEQLKFQHQVKVGAAYLNLLAAQRIKFVQDKNLERAQVVETTTKSRAESGLIPEVDYSLAKAEVANAKSAVIKAYDMELDHSKSLAVMLGEEYQIYKLDSVFTTKTPILLSEISVETSKHPLLEWRSSDILKSEQQEKLQSALALPNISAFGVLQGRGSGFDWNYVQDNTAYSQSYGNGVGIDRSNYIVGVNLSWNLTNIYRQSSKKREQKLLTQSLRNEYEYMNQELIAQQKLAGDKLKNAYENFEETKIQVTAATDAYRQHTALYHNGLTTIVDLTQSFYTLNRAEIEYEIAQNNIWQALWIEAAATGDLNILLNAIQ; this is encoded by the coding sequence ATGAAAATGCAATATTTTGCATTGGCTATGTTCTGTATGGTTTCCGGAAATCTCTGGGCACAAACGGTAACATTGCCCAATGCTCTTGAACGCTCTATTCAAAATTTTGAAAAAATAAAAGCCAAAGAAGCAATTGTCAATGCTTCAAAAGAAAATACTATTTATCAAAAAAGCCAGTACTTACCTGACTTTACGGTAATGGCACAACAAAGTTATGGTACCATTAATGCACAAAACGGTCCTTTGTACGGCTATGGCGGATTAGGCAGCGCCGCAACCTCAATGCCTTTACAAGATCAAAACTGGAATGCCGCTTTTGGATCACTGTATCTTGCCAACGTCAATTGGAATCTTTTTACTTTTGGCAAAATTAAAACGCAGGTTGCCATTGCCAAAGCCGATGAAAATGTGGCGCAAAAGGATCTGGAACAGCTAAAATTTCAACATCAGGTAAAAGTGGGTGCTGCCTATTTGAACCTGCTCGCTGCCCAGCGCATTAAATTTGTACAGGACAAAAACCTGGAGCGTGCCCAAGTGGTAGAAACCACTACAAAAAGCCGCGCAGAAAGCGGTCTGATACCTGAAGTAGATTATTCTTTGGCAAAGGCCGAAGTTGCTAATGCAAAATCGGCTGTAATAAAGGCGTATGATATGGAACTGGATCATTCAAAATCACTCGCCGTAATGCTGGGTGAAGAATATCAGATCTATAAACTCGATAGTGTGTTCACTACTAAAACACCGATCCTTCTTTCAGAGATCTCTGTAGAAACAAGTAAACATCCCTTACTGGAATGGCGAAGCAGTGATATCCTGAAAAGTGAGCAACAGGAAAAACTACAAAGCGCACTCGCTTTACCAAATATTTCGGCATTTGGAGTCCTGCAGGGTCGTGGCTCGGGGTTTGACTGGAATTATGTACAGGACAATACCGCTTACTCCCAATCCTATGGTAATGGTGTCGGGATAGATCGCAGCAATTATATTGTTGGAGTCAATTTAAGCTGGAACCTGACCAATATTTACCGTCAGTCCTCTAAAAAGCGCGAACAAAAGCTGCTTACCCAATCGCTTCGAAACGAATACGAGTACATGAATCAGGAGCTTATCGCCCAGCAAAAACTTGCCGGGGATAAACTGAAAAATGCCTACGAAAATTTTGAAGAAACAAAGATACAGGTAACCGCTGCTACAGATGCTTACCGTCAGCATACCGCTTTGTACCATAATGGTCTTACTACAATTGTCGATTTAACCCAGTCCTTTTACACCCTCAACAGGGCTGAAATTGAGTACGAAATTGCCCAGAACAACATTTGGCAGGCCTTATGGATTGAAGCTGCCGCTACAGGCGATTTAAACATTTTACTAAACGCGATACAATAA